Proteins co-encoded in one Leucobacter exalbidus genomic window:
- the rplV gene encoding 50S ribosomal protein L22 — protein sequence MVESTASLRHIRITPQKARRVVDLVRGKNAQEALAILKFAPQAAAEPVFKLVASAIANARVKAEKENLRLNEDELVIARAFVDEGATLKRFRPRAQGRAFRINKRTSHITVVIQSADELATAKKGAN from the coding sequence ATGGTGGAGTCGACCGCAAGTCTGCGTCATATCCGCATTACCCCCCAGAAGGCCCGTCGCGTTGTTGACCTGGTTCGTGGAAAGAACGCGCAGGAGGCCCTGGCCATCCTGAAGTTCGCACCTCAGGCTGCAGCTGAGCCCGTGTTCAAGCTGGTTGCTTCGGCAATCGCTAACGCACGTGTGAAGGCCGAGAAGGAGAACCTGCGTCTGAACGAAGACGAGCTCGTTATCGCTCGTGCTTTTGTTGACGAGGGCGCAACGCTGAAGCGTTTCCGCCCCCGTGCACAGGGCCGCGCGTTCCGTATCAACAAGCGCACGAGCCACATCACGGTTGTTATTCAGTCCGCTGATGAGCTTGCAACCGCGAAGAAGGGAGCCAACTAA